CTCGCCTGCGGCCACGTCCAAATCACAAGGAGCAAGGCCGGGACGGCTGAGTCCCCGGATTTTGAGCATTGCAACTCTCCCTACGTCAACCCCTCTTCCATGCGGGAGCGAAGCTGGGCGTCATCGGCGAAGATGCCGTCATCGAGCTCCACGCCCAGCCCACTCGCCACCCGGGCGATGTAGTTGCGGTAGCTCGAAACGGTCGCGATCTCGAGGATCTGCACATCGCTGAACCCGGCCTCCCGGAGCTTCTCGATGTCCGCCCCGCCGACCGTCCAGGGCACCAGCGTAATCTTCTCGGCATACTCGAGCATGGCCCGATCCCCGGGGCTCAGCTCCGCTCCGCGGAAGTCCTCCTTCAGCGCCAGCGCCTTTTTCTTCGCATCCCCCGAATCCACTTCACAGAGAAACTCTCCGTGAGAGACTGTTCAGTAGCGGCATTTCAGAAGGGAGGAAATCGTGACCGCCAGCATCTCCTCGCGGGCGCGGCCCAGCGAAGTGGCCCCGAAGGTGATCGCCCTCGAAAAATCGAAATAGGCCTGCATGAGATCGGGCTTGAGGCTGTATATCTTCCGGATGTTGGGGACATAGCCCCGGAGGCGGGCGGCTTCATCATA
Above is a window of bacterium DNA encoding:
- a CDS encoding peroxidase, coding for MDSGDAKKKALALKEDFRGAELSPGDRAMLEYAEKITLVPWTVGGADIEKLREAGFSDVQILEIATVSSYRNYIARVASGLGVELDDGIFADDAQLRSRMEEGLT